The Coffea arabica cultivar ET-39 chromosome 4e, Coffea Arabica ET-39 HiFi, whole genome shotgun sequence genome includes a window with the following:
- the LOC140005609 gene encoding uncharacterized protein, whose protein sequence is MWRLLNGWLPFQDKLQQFGLHLPSKCSFCPSSETLQHSFVHCWMARYVWSYFQCMLGVRGAADTLIKTLQGWWILASGKSPTAVLVYLLPVLICWELWKARNQVVYENVFLRPPYICRQIVWHLNAIGAAHPFACANDDTWRRLGLLPIFKMPKLLKCIPLVWSSPQYLYSKLNVDGSSLGNPGHSGGGGLVRDYHGQVIAAFSAYYGFCTNMEVESRALLEGLLLCVSLGLVKVIVHMDSEQLLKIVQRTISAPWKLDSLVRQIHEVLSRGEFVLEHSYRETNAVADELAKQASTTHIGRGPTKPPLYQGE, encoded by the coding sequence ATGTGGCGCCTCCTAAATGGCTGGCTCCCTTTCCAGGACAAGCTACAACAATTCGGCTTGCATCTACCCTCCAAGTGTTCCTTTTGTCCTAGTTCAGAGACTCTTCAGCACTCCTTTGTCCATTGCTGGATGGCTCGATATGTTTGGAGTTATTTCCAGTGCATGCTAGGGGTTAGAGGCGCGGCAGACACGCTCATAAAGACACTACAAGGGTGGTGGATCCTGGCATCTGGCAAATCTCCGACAGCTGTATTGGTCTATCTCCTACCAGTCCTAATATGTTGGGAGCTCTGGAAGGCAAGGAACCAGGTCGTCTATGAGAATGTTTTCTTACGACCGCCTTACATATGCCGACAAATTGTATGGCACCTCAATGCCATAGGAGCAGCTCATCCGTTTGCATGTGCGAACGATGATACCTGGCGTCGGTTGGGTCTTCTGCCTATCTTTAAGATGCCAAAATTGCTGAAGTGTATCCCTCTGGTATGGTCCTCGCCGCAATATCTCTACAGTAAATTGAATGTTGACGGATCATCCCTTGGGAACCCTGGACACTCCGGTGGAGGAGGTTTAGTCCGAGATTATCACGGCCAGGTAATAGCGGCTTTCTCCGCCTACTACGGCTTTTGCACGAATATGGAAGTGGAATCTAGAGCTCTCCTGGAGGGTCTCCTTTTGTGTGTCTCTCTCGGCCTGGTCAAGGTAATAGTCCACATGGACTCGGAACAGCTGCTCAAGATAGTGCAACGAACAATTTCTGCACCTTGGAAACTTGACTCTCTTGTTCGTCAAATACACGAGGTGTTATCTCGAGGGGAATTTGTGCTAGAACATAGCTACAGGGAGACCAACGCTGTGGCGGATGAATTAGCGAAGCAGGCTTCCACTACACACATCGGTCGAGGACCTACGAAGCCGCCACTTTACCAAGGCGAGTGA